The Moraxella osloensis genome contains a region encoding:
- the fadB gene encoding fatty acid oxidation complex subunit alpha FadB, translating into MIYQGNSISVSLLEDGIAKLNYDNQTESVNKFDQATIKEFGEAVTALEQSSDVKGLIVTSGKKVFIAGADITEFVGNFKKPEGEIASWVFDINKTFNRFEDLPFPKVAAINGASMGGGTEMTLVCDYRVMSDKASIGLPEVKLGIFPGFGGSVRLPRIIGIDNALEIIATGEAQKPAAALKVGMVDAVVAADQLEASAIDLVKKCIAGDLDWKARHDEKINPVKLNALEQAMAFNSAKGVLFSKANPAHYPAPKIALESIEKHVNLPRDKALEIESAGFAKAAKTPQAESLVGLFLNDQAVRKLAKTHSAKAHDIKQAAVLGAGIMGGGIAYQAASRGLPIIMKDIKAEQLDLGMREAVKHLSSGMARGKVTPEQMGETLSRIRPTLNYGDFGETDIVIEAVVENPKVKHAVLKEVEGLVKDNCILASNTSTISITYLASVLERPENFVGMHFFNPVHRMPLVEVIRGEKSSEEAVATTVALAEKMGKVPVVVNDCPGFLVNRVLFPYFGAFDLLIKQGADFVQIDKVMEKFGWPMGPAYLMDVVGIDTGVHGAEVMAQGFPDRMKPDYKVSGQILFEANRLGQKNGVGFYKYETDKKGKPVKTADPQTVELLKPFIDAPKQFEDQEIIDRMMIALCNETVRCLEDNIVSTPAEADMAMIMGIGFPPFRGGPCRYIDQIGLQNYLALCDKYASLGKAYEAPQMIRDMAANGKTFYPQA; encoded by the coding sequence ATGATTTATCAAGGAAATAGCATCTCGGTATCGCTACTCGAAGACGGTATTGCTAAATTAAACTACGATAATCAAACTGAGAGCGTTAATAAATTTGACCAAGCCACCATCAAAGAATTTGGCGAAGCAGTCACGGCATTAGAACAATCTTCAGACGTTAAAGGTCTCATCGTTACTTCAGGAAAAAAAGTTTTCATCGCTGGTGCGGACATCACTGAATTTGTTGGTAATTTCAAAAAACCAGAAGGCGAGATTGCTTCTTGGGTATTTGACATCAACAAAACATTCAACCGTTTTGAAGATTTGCCTTTTCCAAAAGTTGCGGCAATCAATGGCGCATCCATGGGCGGTGGTACAGAGATGACGTTGGTGTGTGACTACCGTGTCATGAGTGACAAAGCGAGCATCGGTTTGCCCGAAGTTAAATTGGGTATCTTCCCAGGCTTTGGTGGTTCAGTGCGCTTGCCACGTATCATCGGTATCGATAATGCGCTTGAAATCATCGCAACTGGCGAAGCACAAAAACCAGCCGCTGCATTGAAAGTCGGTATGGTGGATGCGGTTGTTGCCGCAGACCAGTTAGAAGCTTCGGCGATTGATTTAGTCAAAAAATGTATCGCAGGCGATCTAGATTGGAAAGCACGCCATGACGAAAAAATCAATCCAGTCAAATTAAACGCCCTCGAACAAGCGATGGCATTTAATTCAGCCAAAGGTGTACTGTTCTCAAAAGCCAATCCAGCGCATTACCCAGCGCCAAAAATCGCGTTAGAGTCCATCGAAAAACACGTGAACCTACCCCGTGACAAAGCCTTAGAAATTGAATCTGCAGGTTTTGCAAAAGCCGCAAAAACCCCACAAGCAGAAAGCCTAGTCGGTCTATTCTTAAACGACCAAGCCGTTCGTAAACTCGCTAAAACTCACAGCGCCAAAGCGCATGATATTAAACAAGCTGCTGTATTGGGCGCAGGTATCATGGGTGGCGGTATCGCTTACCAAGCTGCCTCAAGAGGCTTGCCCATCATCATGAAAGACATCAAGGCAGAGCAGCTTGACTTAGGTATGCGCGAGGCCGTCAAACACCTATCAAGCGGTATGGCACGCGGTAAAGTAACCCCAGAACAAATGGGCGAAACCTTAAGCCGTATCCGTCCTACACTCAACTACGGTGATTTTGGTGAGACTGATATCGTGATTGAAGCGGTTGTTGAAAATCCAAAAGTTAAACACGCGGTATTAAAAGAAGTTGAAGGGCTAGTTAAAGACAACTGTATCCTAGCATCTAACACCTCGACCATCTCTATCACCTACCTAGCTTCGGTACTAGAGCGCCCAGAAAACTTCGTCGGCATGCACTTCTTTAACCCAGTCCATCGTATGCCGCTGGTTGAAGTAATTCGTGGTGAAAAATCCAGCGAAGAAGCGGTAGCGACCACGGTAGCGTTAGCAGAAAAAATGGGTAAAGTGCCCGTGGTGGTAAATGACTGCCCAGGTTTCTTAGTAAACCGCGTATTATTCCCTTACTTCGGTGCGTTTGACTTATTGATCAAACAAGGCGCTGATTTTGTTCAAATTGACAAAGTCATGGAAAAATTTGGCTGGCCAATGGGTCCTGCTTACTTGATGGACGTTGTGGGTATCGACACAGGCGTTCATGGGGCAGAAGTGATGGCACAAGGCTTCCCAGACCGTATGAAACCAGACTACAAAGTAAGCGGTCAGATATTGTTTGAAGCCAATCGTTTAGGTCAAAAAAATGGCGTTGGTTTCTACAAATATGAAACGGATAAAAAAGGCAAGCCAGTTAAAACTGCCGATCCACAAACCGTTGAATTACTAAAACCATTTATCGATGCGCCAAAACAGTTTGAAGACCAAGAAATCATCGATCGCATGATGATTGCATTATGTAATGAAACGGTTCGCTGCTTAGAGGACAACATCGTATCGACGCCTGCAGAAGCAGACATGGCGATGATTATGGGTATCGGTTTCCCGCCATTCCGTGGTGGTCCATGCCGTTATATCGACCAAATCGGCCTACAAAATTACCTAGCCCTTTGCGACAAATACGCAAGCTTAGGTAAAGCCTATGAAGCGCCACAAATGATCCGTGATATGGCGGCAAATGGTAAAACTTTTTACCCACAAGCGTAA
- the ybaK gene encoding Cys-tRNA(Pro) deacylase: MTPAVNLAKKLKINFQLHEYQHDAHSESYGLEAAEKLQVKPKRVFKTLVVQDDNDKLAVAILPVEHLLNLKKIAKAIGSKKAQMADPKLVERTTGYVLGGVSPLGQKKRLPTVIDQSAQHFATIYCSGGRRGLEIELSPSDLAGAVNAKFADLIQE; the protein is encoded by the coding sequence ATGACACCTGCCGTTAATCTTGCCAAAAAACTAAAAATCAACTTCCAGTTACATGAATACCAGCATGACGCGCATAGTGAAAGCTATGGGCTTGAAGCGGCAGAGAAACTACAAGTTAAGCCGAAGCGGGTATTTAAAACCTTGGTGGTACAAGACGACAATGACAAACTCGCTGTTGCCATACTGCCTGTTGAGCATTTACTAAACCTAAAAAAAATCGCCAAAGCCATCGGCAGTAAAAAAGCACAAATGGCAGACCCCAAATTGGTAGAACGTACCACAGGCTATGTGCTAGGTGGGGTAAGCCCGCTAGGTCAAAAAAAACGTCTGCCCACGGTCATCGATCAGTCGGCACAACACTTTGCAACCATTTATTGTAGTGGCGGTAGACGCGGCTTGGAGATTGAGTTGTCGCCGTCGGATTTAGCAGGCGCAGTAAACGCCAAGTTTGCAGATTTAATTCAAGAATAA
- a CDS encoding 5-carboxymethyl-2-hydroxymuconate Delta-isomerase, with protein sequence MPNVIIEVSHDHLISQPDSLLARVNDTLWQSGNFKLQSDIKSRIYYPNHVLVGLTDSGDEAFVMAHFYLMPGRDDATIQSLAQRIADAIKAHLQEFESEVPVGSLQICVNSTILSTNYVKQII encoded by the coding sequence ATGCCCAATGTCATTATTGAAGTGAGTCACGACCATCTTATTAGTCAGCCCGATAGCCTATTAGCGCGGGTCAATGATACGCTATGGCAGTCTGGCAATTTTAAGCTACAAAGTGATATCAAATCACGTATTTACTACCCAAATCACGTATTGGTAGGACTGACCGATAGCGGAGATGAAGCCTTTGTTATGGCGCATTTTTATCTGATGCCAGGGCGGGATGACGCTACCATTCAATCATTGGCGCAGCGCATTGCCGATGCTATCAAAGCGCATCTGCAGGAATTCGAAAGTGAGGTGCCTGTTGGCAGTTTACAGATTTGCGTCAATTCCACTATTCTAAGCACTAACTATGTCAAGCAAATCATTTGA